The DNA sequence CATTATTCATCTAGCTTCTTTTTTACAAGGAGTTGTGGAAATTTGTCGGGTTCGTTCTGATAAAAAGGGTATAGAGTTTATTTATGATTATGATCATAGTTTACCAACTGCGATCGCATCTGATGAAAAACGACTACGTCAGGTTTTAATTAATTTGATCAATAATGCAATCAAATTTACTGATAAAGGGAGAGTTATTTTTCGGGTAACTTGTTTAAATTCAGAAGGATATAATTTGCGAGATTCTTCTAATTGTCTAATCAATTTTGAAATCGAAGATACAGGTATTGGCATTGCTAAACAAGATTTAGAAAAGATTTTTCATGCTTTTGAACAAGTCGGCACAGATAAAAAACGCTATGCTGAAGGAACAGGTTTAGGACTTGCTATCAGTCAAAAAATAGTTGAATTAATGGATAGCAAAATAGAAGTTAAAAGTAAATTAGGCAAGGGTAGCACTTTTTCTTTTACAATTAATGTGCCTCTTTCCCATAGTTGGAATCAAGATTTATTGAAGAAAGATGAGAATCAAATTATTGGTTATGAGGGTGAATCTATTAATATTTTAGTGGTAGATGACCGTTGGGAAAATCGCTCCGTTTTAGTTAATTTACTTGAGCCTATTGGATTTATCATCACCGAAGCGAAAAATGGCGCTGAAGCCTTAAATATTATTAAACAAAAGCATTTTGATTTGATTATCACAGATATTGTTATGCCCGTGATGGATGGTTATGAGTTGATTAAAACCTTGAGAAATGATTGTCTTTTTCAAGATCAAAAAATAATAGTTTCTTCTGCCTCTGTTTCTGATGTTGATAGGCAAATGTGCATCCATGCTGGGGGAAATGATTTTTTACCCAAACCAGTAGATGTGGAAGAGTTACTGGAGTTATTGACTAAATATTTACATTTAACTTGGAAATATACTGCTATACAAAATTCATCTCTAAGCAGTAATTTAGAAGAAGAAATGCTAATTCCTCCCCAAGCTGACTTACAAATGCTCTTAACTTTCGCAGAAGATGGTTTATTATCAAAATTGACCTTAAAAGCAGAAGAAATAGCAAACCAAAACCCTCGCTATTTACCTTTTATTAAAAAAGTGCTAAAACTAGCTAAGGAGTTTGAAATAGAAGAAATAGAGTCTCTTATTCACGAA is a window from the Cyanobacterium sp. Dongsha4 genome containing:
- a CDS encoding ATP-binding protein, which gives rise to MKIKTKIVSGYGVVIGVTLLGAGIGLFLGNYYQQKALEAQQQASKQRELLSTLQIDILYNRPAKQLTPLVNTPDDFRRETSQLIQRIDHIKDNVVSYNQSHNSSNLEGLDILLEQYVRDLNVFKQKVEIFLAEANGLFAVGNNSQVEKLVVNLVKSKEFVTFIEFPNQLRNYYEDAIALDDLATIRLLKAENLRTQITLYSVAISIILGIVLSLSISNTISRPIQNLNALARQITQESDFSLQANVETKDEVGMLADSLNKLITYVRDLLEQERVYTTQLKEAKTIADEANQAKSEFLANMSHELRTPLNGILGYAQILSRSTVIPEKERNGIQIIYQCGSHLLTLINDILDLSKIEARKLDLNPNIIHLASFLQGVVEICRVRSDKKGIEFIYDYDHSLPTAIASDEKRLRQVLINLINNAIKFTDKGRVIFRVTCLNSEGYNLRDSSNCLINFEIEDTGIGIAKQDLEKIFHAFEQVGTDKKRYAEGTGLGLAISQKIVELMDSKIEVKSKLGKGSTFSFTINVPLSHSWNQDLLKKDENQIIGYEGESINILVVDDRWENRSVLVNLLEPIGFIITEAKNGAEALNIIKQKHFDLIITDIVMPVMDGYELIKTLRNDCLFQDQKIIVSSASVSDVDRQMCIHAGGNDFLPKPVDVEELLELLTKYLHLTWKYTAIQNSSLSSNLEEEMLIPPQADLQMLLTFAEDGLLSKLTLKAEEIANQNPRYLPFIKKVLKLAKEFEIEEIESLIHESLNTITIDH